The Terriglobia bacterium genome has a window encoding:
- a CDS encoding electron transfer flavoprotein subunit alpha/FixB family protein, whose translation MADTILVVVEQREGKLNRVSWETVRAAQMIAAETKWEIEAAVVGSGVAAVANEIAAAAVKKVHAIENAALAAYTPDGFVEALRGFISEKKPKLVLLPHTYQVRDFVPQLATSMGRTMVSDCVGFRNEGGRLLFTRQMFQGKFAADVSIESDAPWFVTFQAGAYRGDQVQQGSAAAPVETVQVSIAAEKIRTKPEAPFKEAKQAVDLTQAEIIVAVGRGIKEQKNIDLAKQLADALGGELAASRPICDNGWLPMDRQIGSSGQTVAPKLYLALGISGAIQHIVGMKGSKTIIAVNKDAEAPIFEIADVGVVGNLFDVVPPLIEEIKKAKAGA comes from the coding sequence ATGGCAGATACGATCCTTGTGGTTGTGGAGCAGCGGGAAGGGAAGCTGAACCGGGTCTCGTGGGAGACCGTGCGTGCGGCGCAGATGATCGCCGCGGAAACCAAGTGGGAGATCGAGGCGGCGGTGGTGGGCAGCGGCGTGGCCGCTGTCGCCAATGAGATCGCCGCAGCGGCGGTGAAGAAGGTCCATGCGATCGAGAACGCGGCGCTGGCGGCGTACACGCCGGACGGATTCGTCGAAGCGCTGCGCGGCTTCATCTCCGAGAAAAAGCCGAAGCTGGTGCTGCTGCCGCACACCTACCAGGTGCGCGACTTCGTGCCGCAACTGGCGACCTCGATGGGGCGGACGATGGTGAGCGATTGCGTCGGCTTCCGCAACGAAGGCGGGAGGCTGCTGTTCACGCGGCAGATGTTCCAGGGCAAGTTTGCGGCCGATGTGTCGATCGAGTCCGATGCGCCGTGGTTCGTCACCTTCCAGGCGGGCGCGTATCGCGGCGACCAGGTACAGCAGGGCAGCGCGGCCGCGCCCGTCGAGACCGTGCAGGTCAGCATCGCCGCGGAGAAAATCCGCACCAAGCCGGAAGCGCCGTTCAAGGAGGCGAAGCAGGCGGTGGACCTGACGCAGGCGGAGATCATCGTGGCCGTGGGGCGCGGGATCAAGGAGCAGAAGAATATCGATCTCGCTAAGCAACTGGCCGACGCGCTGGGCGGGGAACTGGCGGCGTCGCGTCCGATCTGCGACAACGGCTGGCTGCCGATGGACCGGCAGATCGGGTCGTCGGGGCAGACGGTCGCCCCCAAGCTCTACCTGGCGCTGGGCATCAGCGGCGCCATCCAGCACATCGTCGGAATGAAGGGATCGAAGACCATCATCGCAGTAAATAAGGATGCCGAGGCGCCGATCTTCGAGATCGCGGATGTTGGCGTAGTGGGGAATCTGTTCGACGTCGTGCCACCTCTCATTGAAGAGATCAAAAAGGCCAAAGCCGGCGCGTAA
- a CDS encoding DegT/DnrJ/EryC1/StrS family aminotransferase: MAKVASHKVGAAVPLLDLQRQYAAIREEVLAAIERVCASQRFILGEEVAALEREISAYIGASETVACASGTDALWLSLLALGVGPGDEVITTPFSFFASAGAVVRAGARPVFVDIDPLTFNLDPAKVERKLAAYAPTRVKAIIPVHLYGQVADPDAFQRIAIGYGFAVLEDAAQAFGAAWRGKRAGSLGAAAAFSFYPTKNLSAFGDAGCITTSDPKLAERLRHLRVYGSAERYFHEEVGWNSRLDAIQAAVLRVKLKYVDRWNAQRGEHAATYDRLLADAGLTRGEPAPVRLPQRAREAHHTFHQYVLRAQKRDQLRKFLAERSIGTEIYYPLPLHLQRALAYLGYADGDFPEAERAAQEVLALPVFPELREDEQRTVVDAIAEFYS; this comes from the coding sequence ATGGCCAAGGTAGCGAGCCACAAGGTGGGGGCGGCTGTTCCTCTGCTGGACCTCCAGCGCCAGTACGCGGCGATCCGCGAAGAAGTGCTCGCCGCCATCGAACGCGTCTGCGCCTCGCAGCGTTTCATCCTGGGAGAGGAAGTCGCAGCCCTGGAGCGCGAGATCTCCGCCTACATCGGCGCCTCGGAGACGGTGGCATGTGCCTCTGGCACCGACGCCCTCTGGCTGTCCCTGCTCGCGCTGGGTGTAGGCCCGGGCGACGAGGTCATCACCACGCCGTTCAGCTTCTTCGCCTCTGCCGGCGCCGTGGTGCGCGCGGGCGCGCGGCCGGTCTTCGTGGACATCGACCCGCTCACCTTCAATCTTGACCCCGCCAAGGTGGAGCGCAAGCTGGCGGCGTATGCTCCGACGCGCGTCAAGGCCATCATCCCGGTGCACCTCTACGGGCAGGTCGCTGACCCGGACGCATTCCAGCGCATCGCTATCGGCTACGGCTTCGCCGTGCTGGAAGATGCGGCGCAGGCATTCGGCGCGGCCTGGCGTGGAAAGCGCGCCGGTTCGCTGGGCGCCGCCGCCGCTTTCAGCTTCTATCCGACGAAAAATCTCAGTGCGTTCGGCGATGCCGGATGCATCACCACCTCCGATCCGAAGCTTGCCGAGCGTCTCCGCCACCTGCGCGTGTACGGCAGCGCCGAGCGCTATTTCCACGAGGAAGTGGGCTGGAACAGCCGTCTGGACGCCATCCAGGCGGCGGTGCTGCGGGTCAAGCTGAAGTACGTCGACCGCTGGAACGCGCAGCGCGGGGAGCACGCCGCTACCTACGATCGGCTCCTGGCCGACGCCGGCCTTACGCGCGGCGAACCCGCCCCGGTCCGCCTGCCGCAGCGCGCCCGCGAGGCCCACCACACCTTCCACCAGTACGTGCTGCGCGCGCAGAAGCGCGACCAATTGCGCAAGTTCCTGGCCGAGCGCAGCATCGGCACCGAGATCTACTATCCCCTGCCTCTGCACCTGCAGCGCGCGCTCGCCTATCTCGGATACGCGGACGGCGACTTCCCCGAAGCCGAGCGCGCCGCCCAGGAAGTCCTTGCCCTGCCCGTCTTCCCCGAGTTGCGAGAGGACGAACAGCGCACCGTGGTGGACGCTATCGCCGAGTTCTACTCTTAG
- a CDS encoding 6-phosphofructokinase yields the protein MQKVRTIGICTGGGDCPGLNAVIRAAVKTAILKYNWRVIGVRDGFDGLIWPAEKTMPLDMDSVSGILPRGGTMIGTTNRGDPFKYKISEGDTEVVKDFSDDVIRNAHAIGMDALIVVGGDGTQKIGLGLHEKGLNVVGVPKTIDNDLSATEITFGFDTALHTCTDAVDKIHTTAVSHHRIMVIEVMGRDAGWIALETGIAGGSHVILIPEIPFTIERVCNFVADRTRAGKKFTIIVVAEGVKLPDDLVTKFDREKRQVPRGGSVGNLIGDAIGRGTKRETRVTVLGHVQRGGSPSPFDRILSTRFGVAAVELIAKGEFGKMVALRNARVISVPISEAIGKMKAVEPDSDLVQTARAIGICFGD from the coding sequence ATGCAGAAAGTTCGTACCATCGGCATCTGCACCGGCGGGGGCGACTGTCCCGGCCTGAATGCGGTCATCCGTGCGGCGGTCAAGACCGCCATCTTGAAATACAACTGGCGGGTGATCGGCGTCCGCGACGGCTTCGACGGCCTGATCTGGCCGGCGGAGAAGACCATGCCGCTCGACATGGACAGCGTCAGCGGCATCCTGCCTCGCGGCGGCACCATGATCGGCACCACCAACCGCGGCGACCCGTTCAAGTACAAGATCAGTGAGGGCGACACGGAGGTGGTGAAGGATTTTTCCGACGACGTGATCCGCAACGCGCACGCCATCGGCATGGACGCGCTCATCGTGGTGGGCGGCGACGGCACGCAGAAGATCGGCCTCGGCCTGCACGAGAAAGGACTGAATGTGGTCGGCGTGCCCAAGACCATCGATAACGACCTATCCGCCACCGAGATCACGTTCGGCTTCGATACCGCGCTGCACACCTGCACCGATGCCGTGGACAAGATCCACACCACCGCAGTCTCGCACCACCGCATCATGGTCATCGAAGTCATGGGGCGGGACGCCGGCTGGATCGCGCTGGAGACCGGCATAGCGGGCGGCTCTCACGTCATCCTGATCCCCGAGATCCCGTTCACAATCGAGAGGGTGTGCAACTTCGTCGCCGACCGGACGCGCGCGGGCAAGAAGTTCACCATCATCGTGGTGGCCGAGGGCGTGAAGCTGCCCGATGACCTGGTGACGAAGTTCGACCGCGAGAAGCGGCAAGTGCCGCGCGGGGGAAGCGTCGGCAACCTGATCGGCGACGCCATCGGCCGCGGGACCAAGCGCGAGACCCGCGTGACCGTGCTCGGCCACGTGCAGCGCGGCGGCTCGCCCTCGCCCTTCGACCGCATCCTGAGCACGCGCTTCGGCGTGGCGGCGGTCGAGCTGATCGCCAAAGGTGAGTTCGGCAAGATGGTGGCCTTGCGCAACGCGCGTGTCATCTCGGTGCCCATCTCCGAGGCCATCGGCAAGATGAAGGCCGTGGAGCCCGACAGTGACCTGGTGCAGACGGCGCGTGCCATCGGGATCTGCTTCGGCGACTGA
- the moaA gene encoding GTP 3',8-cyclase MoaA — protein MDKFGRAITDLRISITDRCNYKCVYCRTGNQGAIYSELPLADYLRIARVFTELGIEKVRITGGEPLLRHDVVEFVRELSKLRALDGEGLDLAITTNGHLLAELAQPLKDAGLRRVTVSMDAVDAVRFSKITRVPNGFDAVQAGIRAAKQAGLQPVKINCVLLRGFNDDQIVDFAKFAREENVVVRFIEFMPLEEDRVWSPQIVVTLDEIVKTISAWRPLVELPHGQSETARRYTFEDGVGEIGIIAPVSRPFCGHCSRVRLTSDGKIRTCLFSVLDHDLAGVMHRGADDSHLADYIRGVAHRKEERHHIGEPGFQPASRTMVHIGG, from the coding sequence ATGGACAAGTTCGGGCGGGCCATCACCGATTTGCGGATCTCCATCACCGACCGCTGCAACTACAAGTGCGTCTACTGCCGGACGGGGAACCAGGGCGCGATCTACTCCGAGCTGCCGCTGGCCGACTACTTGCGCATCGCGAGGGTGTTCACGGAGCTGGGGATCGAGAAGGTGCGCATCACCGGCGGCGAGCCGCTGCTGCGGCACGACGTAGTGGAGTTCGTGCGCGAACTGTCGAAGCTGCGCGCGCTCGACGGCGAGGGGCTCGACCTGGCCATCACCACCAACGGGCATTTGCTGGCGGAGCTGGCACAGCCGCTGAAAGATGCGGGACTGCGGCGTGTGACGGTGAGCATGGATGCGGTGGATGCCGTGCGCTTCTCGAAGATCACGCGCGTGCCCAATGGATTCGACGCCGTGCAGGCGGGCATCCGCGCCGCGAAGCAAGCCGGACTGCAGCCGGTGAAGATCAATTGCGTGCTACTGCGCGGATTCAACGACGACCAGATCGTGGACTTCGCCAAATTCGCGCGCGAAGAAAACGTGGTGGTGCGGTTCATCGAGTTCATGCCGCTGGAAGAAGACCGGGTGTGGTCGCCGCAGATCGTGGTGACGCTGGATGAGATCGTGAAGACCATTTCGGCGTGGAGGCCGCTGGTCGAGCTGCCGCACGGGCAGAGCGAGACCGCGCGGCGATACACGTTCGAGGATGGCGTGGGCGAGATCGGGATCATTGCGCCCGTGTCCCGTCCCTTCTGTGGACATTGCAGCCGGGTGCGGCTGACCTCGGACGGCAAGATCCGCACTTGCCTGTTCTCCGTCCTCGACCACGACCTGGCGGGCGTGATGCACCGGGGCGCCGACGACAGTCACCTGGCCGACTACATCCGCGGCGTGGCACACCGCAAAGAAGAGCGCCACCACATCGGCGAACCCGGCTTCCAGCCGGCATCGCGGACCATGGTGCACATCGGCGGCTAG
- a CDS encoding electron transfer flavoprotein-ubiquinone oxidoreductase encodes MLIFRKPLEGIERPQMEADVVIVGGGPAGMACALRLSQLIDEHNQKHPDAQLTKENIYVLEKAREVGQHCLSGALLDPRSMRELLPGFEKEAPLDAEVTKEAVYFMTRRGKFKLPITPPPLRDHGNYVISINKFVKWLGSKVEETGITVFSGFAGSELLIEGNRVLGVRTDDKGVDKTNQQKGNFEPGYDLKAKVTILAEGTRGSLTKQLVGRFNLDKDRNPQTYGVGVKELWEVPSGRIAPGEVIYTMGWPLTTKEYGGAWIYGGKENIVSIGFVTGLDYPDPRLDPQRVLQEFKEHPFVRQLLEGGKMIRYGAKSLPYGGWWAVPPLAGDGWMILGDSAGLLNSQRLKGIHLAIKSGMLAAETAYEAMVKADFSAAQLGAYQSRVESSWIKKELWAVRNFHQGFEHGFWAGMFHAGLQQITGGRGLHARYPANAGHARLKKLADLPADGGDEQHLINDYKGDGKLTFDKLTDLYHSGTKHEEDQPAHLVIHDTDICNGRCVTEFGNPCQHFCPANVYEMTEASDVRSGKEIHLSPSNCVHCKTCDIMDPYQIITWVPPEGGGGPNYDGM; translated from the coding sequence ATGCTGATCTTCCGCAAACCCCTGGAAGGTATCGAGCGGCCGCAAATGGAGGCGGACGTGGTGATCGTCGGCGGCGGGCCGGCGGGGATGGCCTGCGCGCTGCGCCTATCGCAGCTCATCGACGAGCACAACCAGAAACACCCCGACGCGCAGCTTACGAAAGAGAACATCTACGTGCTGGAGAAGGCACGCGAGGTGGGCCAGCACTGCCTGTCGGGCGCGCTGCTGGACCCTCGCTCCATGCGCGAGTTGCTGCCAGGGTTCGAAAAAGAAGCTCCGCTCGACGCCGAGGTCACAAAAGAAGCCGTCTACTTCATGACGCGCAGGGGCAAATTCAAGCTGCCCATCACGCCGCCGCCACTGCGCGACCACGGCAACTACGTGATCTCCATCAACAAGTTCGTGAAGTGGCTGGGATCGAAGGTCGAAGAGACCGGCATCACCGTGTTCAGCGGGTTCGCGGGGTCGGAGCTGCTCATAGAGGGTAACCGCGTGCTCGGCGTCCGCACCGACGACAAGGGCGTGGACAAGACTAACCAGCAAAAAGGGAACTTCGAGCCGGGGTACGACCTGAAGGCAAAGGTCACGATCCTGGCGGAGGGCACGCGCGGGTCGCTGACCAAGCAGCTCGTCGGCCGCTTCAACCTGGACAAAGACCGCAACCCGCAGACCTACGGCGTAGGCGTGAAGGAGTTGTGGGAGGTGCCTTCGGGACGGATCGCGCCGGGCGAGGTCATCTACACCATGGGCTGGCCGCTGACAACGAAAGAGTACGGCGGAGCGTGGATCTACGGCGGCAAGGAAAACATCGTTTCCATCGGATTCGTGACCGGACTGGACTATCCCGACCCGCGGCTCGATCCGCAGCGCGTGCTGCAGGAATTCAAGGAGCATCCGTTCGTGCGGCAGTTGCTCGAGGGCGGGAAGATGATCCGCTACGGGGCGAAGTCGCTACCCTACGGGGGCTGGTGGGCGGTGCCGCCGCTGGCCGGCGACGGATGGATGATCCTGGGCGATTCAGCGGGCCTATTGAATTCGCAGCGGCTGAAGGGGATCCACCTGGCCATCAAGAGCGGGATGCTGGCCGCCGAGACCGCCTACGAAGCGATGGTGAAGGCCGATTTTTCGGCGGCGCAGCTCGGGGCGTATCAGAGCCGGGTCGAGAGCAGTTGGATCAAGAAAGAGCTGTGGGCGGTGCGCAACTTCCATCAGGGTTTCGAGCACGGCTTCTGGGCGGGGATGTTCCACGCGGGGTTGCAGCAGATCACCGGCGGGCGCGGGCTGCACGCGCGCTATCCGGCAAACGCAGGCCATGCGCGACTGAAGAAACTGGCGGATCTGCCGGCCGACGGCGGCGACGAACAACACCTTATCAATGATTACAAGGGCGACGGCAAGCTGACATTCGACAAGCTGACCGACCTCTACCATTCGGGGACAAAGCACGAGGAAGATCAGCCGGCGCACCTGGTGATCCACGACACGGACATCTGCAACGGGCGCTGCGTGACCGAGTTCGGCAATCCCTGCCAGCACTTCTGCCCGGCGAACGTGTACGAGATGACGGAGGCGTCGGACGTGCGCAGCGGCAAGGAGATCCACCTGAGCCCGTCCAACTGCGTGCACTGCAAGACCTGCGACATCATGGACCCGTACCAGATCATCACCTGGGTGCCGCCGGAAGGCGGGGGCGGGCCGAATTACGATGGGATGTAG
- a CDS encoding DUF309 domain-containing protein: protein MLDRRKIDEGLALFNAGKFYDAHEALEDAWREMSGDDRRFLQGLIQVAAAFHHYSTGNPTGARSLLARGASQLDDAPDVFLGVSMPPLRAALRQWQAALAEGSPVPPLPRLQRAGEC, encoded by the coding sequence ATGCTGGATCGCCGAAAGATCGACGAAGGCCTTGCACTTTTCAACGCCGGGAAGTTTTACGATGCCCACGAGGCGCTCGAGGACGCCTGGCGCGAGATGTCCGGCGATGACCGGCGGTTCTTGCAGGGACTGATCCAGGTCGCGGCGGCGTTTCACCATTACTCGACCGGGAACCCCACGGGCGCGCGTTCGCTGCTGGCACGCGGCGCAAGCCAACTCGACGACGCTCCCGACGTCTTCCTCGGCGTCTCCATGCCGCCCTTGCGCGCGGCGCTCCGCCAGTGGCAAGCGGCGCTGGCCGAGGGCTCGCCTGTGCCTCCGCTTCCCCGTCTGCAGAGAGCGGGCGAATGTTAG
- a CDS encoding DUF2203 domain-containing protein, whose amino-acid sequence MERTFTLQEAQVLLPVLETLLKTAIEGKKLIEQVDEDFQQVSNRIFLHGGVEVDVAALARRKAEKDKAVQRVKDALGEIDATGVQVKDLDMGLLDFPCVVEDQTILLCWKLGEKNIAHWHGLEEGYRRRKPIDDTILKANKSDGPVH is encoded by the coding sequence ATGGAGCGGACGTTCACATTGCAGGAAGCGCAAGTGCTGCTGCCAGTGCTGGAGACCCTGCTGAAGACGGCGATCGAAGGCAAGAAGCTGATCGAGCAGGTGGACGAGGACTTCCAGCAGGTGTCGAACCGCATCTTCCTGCACGGCGGGGTGGAGGTGGATGTGGCGGCCCTGGCGCGGCGCAAGGCAGAGAAGGACAAGGCGGTGCAGCGGGTGAAGGACGCACTGGGCGAAATCGATGCCACCGGGGTCCAGGTGAAAGACCTGGACATGGGGCTGCTGGACTTCCCCTGCGTGGTGGAGGACCAGACCATTCTGCTGTGCTGGAAACTCGGGGAGAAGAACATCGCGCATTGGCACGGCCTGGAAGAGGGCTATCGCAGGCGCAAACCCATCGACGATACGATCCTCAAGGCAAACAAATCCGACGGCCCGGTCCATTGA
- a CDS encoding urate hydroxylase PuuD, which yields MKPKVFQYLTLPALQWFRWSALVTVFVGFWYWAQIYVVADAERDQMSPWGTIGLFLLIWIVAWAIEYVVLLKMLPKGPVFAVIVAVIVSIAGFLFVNFSPVGQDDNHVLAIGVGGGMGLFMMLNVWGIIWRNNKKVITGVLAGTPPADGATLARQAFLASRANAYLSIPMLFFMASSYHYVILGR from the coding sequence ATGAAGCCCAAGGTCTTCCAATACCTGACGCTCCCTGCGCTGCAATGGTTCCGCTGGAGCGCGCTGGTGACGGTGTTCGTCGGCTTCTGGTACTGGGCGCAGATCTATGTGGTCGCCGACGCCGAACGCGACCAGATGAGCCCCTGGGGCACGATCGGCCTCTTCCTGCTGATCTGGATCGTCGCCTGGGCCATCGAATATGTCGTGCTGCTGAAGATGCTGCCCAAGGGGCCGGTTTTCGCCGTGATCGTCGCGGTCATCGTGTCGATCGCCGGATTCCTGTTCGTGAATTTCTCGCCCGTAGGGCAGGACGACAACCACGTGCTGGCCATCGGCGTGGGTGGAGGCATGGGCCTGTTCATGATGCTCAACGTCTGGGGCATCATCTGGCGCAACAACAAGAAGGTGATCACCGGGGTGCTCGCCGGAACGCCGCCCGCCGACGGCGCCACCCTCGCCCGTCAGGCCTTTCTGGCCTCGCGCGCCAATGCCTATCTCTCCATCCCCATGCTCTTCTTCATGGCCAGCAGTTATCACTACGTGATCCTGGGCCGATAA
- a CDS encoding lactonase family protein, whose product MKARSAAVALAASILLVSLILGCNGFFVDENTTVSFPVYVANSGVSSISAFKLDPSSGALSQATGSPFTSGTGPGALGTNSTGVFLYSANVGGGGTNGGVSGWTINADATLTAMNGSPFLSGASYSSLAVDPTARFVYAGASGSAAIQGFTITSATGVLTGMGGTVATVGNPLRMVEDPTGKFLFVAEGASGVEVFTIANGGALTHVQTVALGAANGIAVTAKYAYVADGATGVNAYSIDTTTGMLTPVGGALAAGTNPSNVAVSPNGAFVFVTNSGSNDVSAYTVTSSTGALTAVAGSPFAASTFPVAVAVDPSSRYVYVANQTAGSVSIFTIDTTTPGKLNSTGTTSTGTNPSDVLVVQ is encoded by the coding sequence ATGAAGGCCCGCTCGGCCGCAGTCGCGCTCGCCGCAAGCATCCTGCTCGTCTCCTTGATCCTTGGCTGCAACGGCTTCTTCGTCGACGAGAACACTACGGTCTCGTTCCCGGTGTACGTGGCCAATTCCGGAGTGAGCAGCATTTCCGCCTTCAAGCTCGATCCCAGCAGCGGGGCGCTGAGCCAGGCTACCGGGTCGCCGTTCACCTCCGGCACGGGCCCGGGCGCGCTGGGGACGAACAGCACCGGCGTGTTCCTGTATTCGGCGAATGTGGGCGGCGGGGGCACCAACGGCGGCGTTTCCGGATGGACCATCAACGCGGACGCGACGCTGACGGCGATGAACGGCAGCCCGTTCCTGTCGGGCGCCAGTTACAGCTCGCTGGCGGTCGATCCCACGGCGCGCTTCGTGTATGCCGGGGCAAGCGGGTCCGCGGCCATCCAGGGATTCACCATCACGAGTGCGACGGGAGTCTTGACCGGCATGGGCGGCACGGTCGCCACAGTGGGAAATCCCCTGCGCATGGTGGAGGACCCGACCGGCAAGTTCCTCTTCGTAGCGGAAGGAGCGTCGGGGGTGGAAGTATTCACCATCGCCAACGGAGGCGCGCTGACGCACGTACAGACCGTGGCGCTGGGCGCGGCCAACGGCATCGCGGTCACGGCAAAGTATGCCTACGTGGCGGATGGTGCGACGGGCGTCAATGCTTACAGCATCGACACGACGACGGGCATGCTGACCCCGGTGGGAGGCGCGCTGGCAGCCGGGACCAATCCTTCAAACGTTGCCGTCTCGCCGAACGGAGCCTTCGTCTTTGTCACCAATTCCGGGTCGAACGATGTTTCGGCCTATACCGTGACCTCCTCGACCGGAGCGCTGACCGCGGTGGCGGGCTCGCCGTTCGCCGCCAGCACATTCCCGGTCGCGGTCGCGGTCGATCCCTCGTCGCGGTACGTGTACGTGGCCAACCAGACGGCGGGATCGGTCTCCATCTTCACCATCGACACGACCACGCCGGGGAAGCTGAATTCGACGGGTACCACGAGCACGGGCACGAATCCGAGTGACGTGCTGGTAGTGCAGTAA
- a CDS encoding SH3 domain-containing protein, with product MLAGALAGCGEGVGKPKESLYVSVPQVTLRDRVAALYNKVGTVKAGERVEVLERQKRFVRVRGSSGQEGWMEQRYLVDQKVFDEVQKVARDAANRPAQGQATARNETNLHVAPGRESEHIFQLDEGAKVQVLGRATAEKPGAVAAPAPVKARKKEADSEERPQPILEDFWLVRDAHGHAGWVLGRMLDLDAPLDVAQYAEGQRIVAYFVLNEVADGDKKVAQYLLALTEPKDGLAFDFNQVRVFTWNGKRHRYETAYRERNFFGLLPITIGTEDFGKEGKLPTFSFRIKDQDGNAAERKYKLNTPIVRRVLAPGEQSVKSMRPAVPKKTPHKKKR from the coding sequence GTGCTCGCAGGTGCGCTCGCCGGCTGCGGCGAGGGTGTGGGCAAACCCAAGGAATCGCTGTACGTCTCGGTGCCGCAGGTCACGCTACGCGACCGCGTTGCCGCTCTCTACAACAAGGTCGGGACAGTGAAGGCCGGGGAGCGGGTCGAGGTGCTGGAAAGACAGAAGCGATTCGTGCGGGTGCGCGGCAGCTCCGGCCAGGAAGGCTGGATGGAACAGCGCTACCTGGTGGACCAGAAGGTCTTCGACGAGGTCCAGAAGGTGGCGCGGGATGCGGCGAACCGTCCGGCACAAGGCCAAGCCACCGCCCGCAATGAGACCAACCTGCACGTCGCTCCGGGGCGCGAGAGCGAGCACATCTTCCAGCTCGACGAGGGCGCGAAGGTCCAGGTGCTGGGGCGCGCCACGGCGGAAAAGCCGGGCGCCGTGGCGGCGCCTGCGCCGGTGAAGGCCAGGAAGAAGGAAGCGGACAGCGAAGAGAGACCCCAGCCCATTCTGGAAGATTTCTGGCTGGTGCGCGATGCGCATGGGCACGCGGGATGGGTACTGGGCCGCATGCTCGACCTGGACGCGCCGCTCGATGTCGCGCAATACGCCGAAGGGCAGCGCATCGTCGCCTACTTCGTGCTGAACGAGGTCGCGGACGGTGACAAGAAAGTGGCGCAGTACCTGCTCGCGCTCACCGAGCCCAAGGACGGCCTCGCGTTCGACTTCAACCAGGTGCGGGTGTTCACCTGGAACGGGAAGCGGCATCGCTACGAGACCGCCTACCGCGAGCGCAATTTCTTCGGCCTCCTGCCCATCACGATCGGCACCGAGGATTTCGGCAAGGAAGGCAAACTGCCCACGTTCAGCTTCCGCATCAAGGACCAGGACGGCAACGCCGCCGAGCGCAAGTACAAGCTCAACACGCCCATCGTGCGGCGCGTGCTGGCGCCTGGCGAGCAATCGGTGAAGAGCATGCGCCCGGCCGTCCCGAAGAAAACTCCACACAAAAAGAAGCGCTGA
- the nadA gene encoding quinolinate synthase NadA: MAATAATSCRLDNYLVLPDTTMDERIASARAELGEDCILLGHHYQRDEVIKYADFRGDSYRLCQAAAQAKGRYIVFCGVTFMAEAADILGRPGQRVVLPDLNAGCSMADMAEIGQVEDAWETFVGMGLTSDLGNRIMPITYMNSSAAIKAFCGERGGFVCTSTNASAAFDYAFSKGVEKIFFLPDQHLGRNTAWAKGIPLSEMVVWDPYLLNGGLTAEQLRKARIILWKGHCSVHQRFLPEHVDKVRAKYPDIKVLCHPECRWEVCQKADELGSTDKIIKTVQDAPAGSKFAIGTEIHLVNRLAKENRDKLVVTLDDSGCLCTTMFRITPQHLCWALENLVDGNVVNRIVVDEEVKYWARIALDRMLEIH, from the coding sequence ATGGCAGCTACAGCAGCGACATCTTGTCGGCTGGACAACTATCTTGTTCTCCCCGACACCACGATGGACGAGCGCATCGCCTCGGCGCGGGCCGAACTGGGCGAGGACTGCATCCTGCTCGGACATCATTACCAGCGCGACGAAGTCATCAAATACGCGGATTTCCGCGGCGATTCCTACCGCTTGTGCCAGGCAGCGGCCCAGGCCAAGGGCCGCTACATCGTCTTCTGCGGCGTGACCTTCATGGCGGAAGCCGCAGATATTCTGGGCCGTCCGGGGCAGCGGGTGGTTCTGCCCGATCTGAACGCGGGCTGCTCCATGGCCGACATGGCCGAGATCGGCCAGGTGGAAGACGCCTGGGAGACATTCGTGGGCATGGGCCTGACCAGCGACCTGGGTAACAGGATCATGCCGATCACGTACATGAACTCGTCGGCGGCGATCAAGGCGTTCTGCGGGGAGCGCGGCGGGTTCGTCTGCACCTCGACCAACGCGTCCGCGGCCTTCGACTACGCCTTCTCCAAGGGCGTCGAGAAGATCTTCTTCCTGCCCGACCAACACCTGGGACGCAACACCGCCTGGGCGAAAGGGATCCCGCTGAGCGAGATGGTGGTGTGGGACCCGTACCTCTTGAACGGCGGGCTGACGGCCGAGCAATTGCGCAAGGCGAGGATCATCCTGTGGAAGGGGCACTGCTCGGTGCACCAACGGTTCCTGCCGGAGCACGTGGACAAGGTGCGAGCGAAGTATCCAGACATCAAGGTCCTGTGCCATCCCGAATGCCGGTGGGAGGTGTGCCAGAAGGCGGACGAGCTAGGCTCGACCGATAAGATCATCAAGACGGTGCAGGACGCGCCTGCGGGCTCGAAGTTCGCCATCGGCACGGAAATCCACCTGGTGAACCGGCTGGCGAAGGAAAACCGCGATAAACTCGTGGTCACCCTCGACGATTCCGGGTGCCTGTGCACCACCATGTTCCGCATCACGCCGCAGCATCTTTGCTGGGCGCTGGAGAACCTGGTGGACGGCAACGTCGTGAACCGGATCGTGGTGGACGAAGAAGTGAAATACTGGGCGCGCATCGCGCTCGACCGGATGCTGGAGATCCATTAG